The Miscanthus floridulus cultivar M001 chromosome 7, ASM1932011v1, whole genome shotgun sequence genome includes a region encoding these proteins:
- the LOC136466235 gene encoding LOW QUALITY PROTEIN: formin-like protein 7 (The sequence of the model RefSeq protein was modified relative to this genomic sequence to represent the inferred CDS: substituted 1 base at 1 genomic stop codon) — translation MNPTHGEEVKIIIEKVVPHQPPHPPPPPPSTPFSSSNPYAVSVIPDPQKRAWSPPPPPLPPALAKSPFSSPRPQSPPPPSPLLNKPEVSLSQPXFLDNKHSATMEYPDTPSLTPTFSDSVTRVQTPPVPPPPPPRSLPVPPPPPPRSLPVPPPPPPPSRTPPVPPPPPPSSQTPPVPPPPPSRTPPVPHPPPPSSRTPPVPPPPPPPPPPPRTPPVPPPPPHSSQTPPAPPPPPPPSQSFPSLSKRNRVAAPHPPPPSPPQSSRVTSAPSVPPSPPLPPPKLAVANNASQKSPTIQPPPPPPGPHHKLSSHSLPTKGSAANSNPPPPPAFSFGAKDRSTARSKSPRSLRANQASKRTPLKPLHWVKVSRAIQGSLWAETQKSDEVSRTPEIDISELESLFSVTMPNMEAKRQRQHPSVATKQEKVHLIDLHRSKNCEIMLRNIKMPLPDLMGSVLALDDSIVDGDQVDYLIKFCPTKEEMELLKGYTGKKENLGNCEQFFLEMMKVPRVESKLRILSFKITFVTQVADLKSNLNIINSVAEEVRSSLKLKRVMQTILSLGNALNQGTARGAAVGFRLDSLLKLSDIRARNNRMTLMHYLCKILSDKLPEVLDFSRDIANLEPASKIQLKELAEEMQAITKGLEKVEQELATSEKDPPETEIFYRKLKLFLADAQAEGRSLALLYSTAGKSADSLAHYFGEDPVRCPFEQVVSTLLSFTKTFERAHAENVKQLELEKKRAQAEAEQEKPKLTAHKKGESLELGILKEKAKLTAHKKGESMEFGISGR, via the exons atgaacccgacacatggtGAAGAGGTAAAAATCATTATAGAAAAAGTTGTACCACATCAGCCTCCACAtccaccacccccaccaccatCAACGCCATTTTCAAGCTCAAATCCATATGCTGTATCTGTAATTCCAGATCCACAAAAGAGAGCTTGGTCTCCACCGCCCCCGCCCCTACCCCCAGCTTTGGCAAAATCACCATTTTCCTCTCCACGGccacaatcaccacctccgcctTCTCCACTACTTAATAAACCTGAAGTCTCATTGTCTCAACCGTAGTTTCTAGATAACAAGCACAGTGCAACGATGGAATATCCAGACACCCCGTCTTTGACACCTACATTTTCAGACAGTGTTACGCGGGTGCAAACACCGCCtgttccacctcctccacctcctcgatCATTGCCagttccacctcctccacctcctcgatcactgccagtgccacctccaccacctcctccatcTAGAACACCACCtgttccacctccaccaccaccttcaTCTCAAACACCGCctgttccacctccacctccttctcGAACGCCACCTGTTCCACATCCTCCACCACCTTCATCTCGAACACCACctgttccacctccacctccacctccacctccacctcctcgaacacCACCtgttccacctccaccaccacattCTTCTCAAACACCtcctgctccacctccaccacctcccccTTCACAAAGTTTTCCATCCTTAAGTAAAAGAAATCGCGTGGCAGCCCCTCATCCACCTCCGCCTTCACCACCACAGTCATCCCGTGTTACTTCTGCACCATCAGTACCACCTTCACCCCCATTACCTCCTCCTAAGCTAGCTGTGGCCAACAATGCTTCACAGAAGTCACCAACAATCcaaccacctccacctccaccaggCCCCCATCATAAGCTTTCGTCACATTCTTTACCTACGAAGGGAAGTGCTGCCAATTCTAACCCTCCCCCACCTCCAGCATTTTCATTTGGTGCAAAGGATCGTAGCACAGCCCGCTCAAAAAGTCCTAGAAGTTTACGTGCCAACCAGGCATCTAAAAGGACCCCGCTGAAGCCATTGCACTGGGTGAAAGTGTCAAGAGCAATACAGGGAAGTTTGTGGGCTGAAACACAGAAGTCTGATGAAGTATCTAG GACTCCAGAGATTGATATTTCTGAGCTCGAAAGTCTTTTCTCTGTAACGATGCCAAATATGGAGGCAAAACGGCAACGACAACACCCTTCTGTTGCAACAAAGCAAGAAAAAGTTCATCTG ATTGACCTTCATCGCTCAAAGAATTGTGAAATTATGCTGAGAAACATTAAGATGCCACTGCCTGATCTAATG gGTTCAGTGCTTGCGCTTGATGATTCCATAGTTGATGGTGATCAAGTAGATTACCTCATAAAGTTCTGTCCAACTAAGGAAGAAATGGAACTACTCAAA GGTTATACAGGCAAAAAGGAGAACCTAGGGAACTGTGAACAG TTTTTCTTGGAGATGATGAAAGTACCAAGGGTGGAGTCAAAACTGAGAATTTTGTCATTTAAGATAACGTTTGTTACACAG GTTGCGGACCTAAAAAGTAATTTGAATATCATCAATTCGGTTGCTGAAGAG GTTAGGAGCTCTTTGAAACTTAAGCGAGTGATGCAGACGATTCTTTCTTTGGGGAACGCATTAAACCAAGGAACTGCAAGGG GTGCAGCTGTTGGATTTAGATTGGACAGTCTTCTTAAGCTCAGTGATATACGGGCACGTAATAATAGGATGACTCTGATGCATTATCTATGCAAG ATTCTTTCGGACAAGCTTCCTGAAGTTCTTGACTTCAGCAGGGATATTGCAAATTTAGAACCTGCCTCAAAG ATACAACTAAAGGAGTTAGCAGAAGAAATGCAAGCAATAACTAAAGGACTGGAAAAAGTGGAGCAGGAACTGGCAACATCTGAAAAGGATCCCCCAGAGACAGAGATATTTTACAGG AAATTGAAATTATTCCTTGCTGATGCCCAAGCTGAAGGAAGGTCATTAGCTTTGCTTTACAGCACTGCG GGGAAAAGTGCCGATTCTCTAGCACATTATTTTGGTGAAGATCCTGTGCGGTGTCCTTTTGAGCAAG TTGTCTCAACATTGCTAAGCTTCACGAAGACGTTTGAGCGGGCCCATGCTGAGAATGTTAAGCAGTTGGAGCTGGAAAAGAAAAGAGCCCAAGCAGAAGCAGAGCAAGAGAAGCCCAAACTAACTGCCCACAAGAAGGGGGAATCACTGGAGCTTGGAATTTTGAAAGAGAAGGCCAAACTAACTGCCCACAAGAAGGGGGAATCGATGGAGTTCGGAATTTCAGGACGGTGA